The proteins below are encoded in one region of Sminthopsis crassicaudata isolate SCR6 chromosome 1, ASM4859323v1, whole genome shotgun sequence:
- the NUDT1 gene encoding oxidized purine nucleoside triphosphate hydrolase isoform X1 — protein sequence MIGVAGSRGSRSVPRPARREDAFPCRTSFTTCTFGSRDSGTESGTPGLALDASFRREKINMFTSRIYTLVLVMKPQQILLGMKKRGFGAGRWNGFGGKVEDGETIEEGAKRELLEESGLTVDTLQKIGKITFEFIGNTELMDVHIFYADSFHGTPKESDEMRPQWFQLEQVPFSEMWPDDSYWFPLLLQKKKFHGYFKFRGQNTILDYRLNEVEIV from the exons ATGATTGGGGTCGCTGGCTCGAGAGGCAGCCGGAGCGTTCCTCGGCCGGCACGTCGGGAGGACGCGTTTCCCTGCCGGACCTCTTTCACGACGTGCACGTTCGGAAGCCGGGATTCAGGTACCGAGAGCGGGACGCCAGGTCTGGCGCTGGACGCCTCCTTCCGCCGCGA aAAGATAAACATGTTCACTTCTCGGATTTATACCTTAGTTTTAGTGATGAAGCCTCAGCAAATTCTTTTAGGAATGAAGAAACGTGGCTTTGGAGCTGGAAGGTGGAATGGATTTGGGGGGAAAGTAGAAGATGGAGAGACTATCGAGGAAGGAGCCAAGAG GGAGCTATTGGAGGAGAGTGGACTGACTGTGGACACGCTACAGAAGATAGGAAAAATCACATTTGAATTTATAGGTAATACCGAGTTAATGGATGTTCACATCTTTTATGCGGATAGTTTCCATGGGACTCCAAAAGAAAGTGATG AAATGCGCCCCCAGTGGTTCCAGTTGGAGCAAGTTCCCTTTAGTGAAATGTGGCCCGATGACAGCTATTGGTTTCCACTATTGCTCCAGAAGAAGAAATTTCATGGATATTTCAAGTTCCGGGGACAAAATACAATTCTAGACTACAGACTGAATGAAGTGGAAATtgtctga
- the NUDT1 gene encoding oxidized purine nucleoside triphosphate hydrolase isoform X2 — translation MFTSRIYTLVLVMKPQQILLGMKKRGFGAGRWNGFGGKVEDGETIEEGAKRELLEESGLTVDTLQKIGKITFEFIGNTELMDVHIFYADSFHGTPKESDEMRPQWFQLEQVPFSEMWPDDSYWFPLLLQKKKFHGYFKFRGQNTILDYRLNEVEIV, via the exons ATGTTCACTTCTCGGATTTATACCTTAGTTTTAGTGATGAAGCCTCAGCAAATTCTTTTAGGAATGAAGAAACGTGGCTTTGGAGCTGGAAGGTGGAATGGATTTGGGGGGAAAGTAGAAGATGGAGAGACTATCGAGGAAGGAGCCAAGAG GGAGCTATTGGAGGAGAGTGGACTGACTGTGGACACGCTACAGAAGATAGGAAAAATCACATTTGAATTTATAGGTAATACCGAGTTAATGGATGTTCACATCTTTTATGCGGATAGTTTCCATGGGACTCCAAAAGAAAGTGATG AAATGCGCCCCCAGTGGTTCCAGTTGGAGCAAGTTCCCTTTAGTGAAATGTGGCCCGATGACAGCTATTGGTTTCCACTATTGCTCCAGAAGAAGAAATTTCATGGATATTTCAAGTTCCGGGGACAAAATACAATTCTAGACTACAGACTGAATGAAGTGGAAATtgtctga
- the MRM2 gene encoding rRNA methyltransferase 2, mitochondrial, translated as MAGYQKSAWVFLQYQKFHTTISRHKGKTATEHLWLMRHLKDPFVKAAKVENYRCRSAFKLLEINEKYQIFRPGLRVLDCGAAPGAWSQVAVQKVNAAGTDPNSPAGFVLGVDLLHIFPLEGAIFLCSADVTDSRTFKKIQEQLPGQKADVILSDMAPNATGFRELDHQKLINMCLSLLNFASSILHPGGTFLCKFWDGGQRHFLQNRLEKEFQNVRTIKPVASRKESSEAYFLAKSYRGIKASLKE; from the exons ATGGCGGG GTACCAGAAGTCAGCTTGGGTCTTCCTTCAGTATCAAAAATTTCACACTACAATAAGCAGGCACAAAGGCAAAACAGCTACAGAGCATCTCTGGCTTATGAGGCACTTGAAAGACCCATTTGTGAAAGCTGCAAAAGTGGAAAATTACCGTTGCCGAAGTGCCTTCAAACTTCTGGAGATAAATGAGAAATATCAAATTTTCCGTCCTGGGCTTCGAGTATTAGACTGTGGTGCTGCCCCTGGTGCATGGAGTCAAGTAGCAGTCCAGAAAGTCAATGCTGCAGGCACAG ATCCCAACTCCCCTGCTGGTTTTGTTCTTGGGGTGGATCTCCTTCATATATTTCCACTGGAGGGAGCAATTTTCCTCTGTTCTGCTGATGTAACTGATTCAAGAACCTTCAAGAAAATTCAAGAACAACTTCCTGGCCAGAAAGCCGATGTGATTTTGAGTGATATGGCACCCAATGCAACTGGATTTCGGGAACTTGATCACCAAAAACTCATAAAtatgtgtctgtctcttctgaactttgcttcaagtatattaCATCCAGGGGGAACGTTCCTTTGTAAATTTTGGGATGGAGGTCAACGACACTTCTTACAAAATAGGCTGGAGAAAGAATTCCAGAATGTGAGGACCATAAAACCTGTAGCTAGCAGGAAAGAATCATCCGAAGCTTACTTTTTGGCAAAATCATACCGAGGAATCAAAGCATCTTTGAAAGAATGA